GCGAACCGGGCTGAGAATTGATCTCGTTTACGAAGAGAACGTCCTTCTTTTCGTCGTACAAAAAATCCACGCGAGCGACGCCGAAAAGCCCGAACGCTTTATAGATTTGCTTCGTTGCCGCGCGAACGCGTTCCCGCAACTCGCCGCCGACGAAATTCTGCCCGCTTCCCTTGTATTTCCCGCCTTCGTATTTATCGCGAAAGGTCAGAATCTCGTTTAAGGTGATCGGGCGTTCCACCGCGGAAAGGAAGATCTCCCCGCCTTTACGAAAAGCGGCGCAATTCAATTCCAAGGGGGATTGGACGACCTCTTCGATCAAGATCTCTTCGTCGAATTCGAAAGCGACCGCGACTTTTTCGATGAGCTCGATCTCGTTATGCGCGACCCCGACCCCGAGGCTCGAACCGAGCGAACAAGGCTTTACGATCAAAGGATAGGAAAGCGTCGCCGCCCGCTCGATCGCGTCTTCTCCACGAAAGGCGAAAACCGCCGCGGGAGATTCGAAGCCGCAGTGCTTAAAGAGGAGTTTCGAGTACTTTTTATTCATCGAAAGCGCGGAAGACAGCGGATCGGACGCAGTGTACGCAAAATCGAAAACGTCGAGCAGCGCGGAAAATTCGCCGTTTTCCCCCTCTCCTCCGTGGCAACAACAGACGACGCAATCCAAGGGGATCTTCTTCGCGGCGGATTTGATTCCCGACTTTCCTTTTTCGGAAAAGAAAGAGACCTTTTTCTTATGAACGGTTCCGTTTGCGAAAGGCGCGATTTCGAGTTTTCCTTTGATCCGATAAAAGCATCCGTCCGCCGCGTAGATCGGAATGACCTCGTGCGAAACGGATAAAGCCGCCGCGGTCTCAACCGCGGTTATGATCGAAATATCGTGCTCGTAGCTCCTGCCTCCGAATAATAATCCTATTTTCATATTCCCTCCTATAATCGATACTCTTGCGGAAGATCGCTCGTAATCAAAAGGACGTCGCCGGAGCGGACGAGCCGCGAAAACAGCGCCGTCGCTTCTTCCGTGGACCCGACGCGAACGATCGATTCTTTCGGAAAACAAGAAGAAAGCAATCCTTTGACGACGAGATCGCCGTAACGCCCGCTTAAAACGATCGCGAGATCCGAGACCCGCGCGATCTCTTTTCCGAGCAAAAAATTGTTCTCGGTTTCCTTTTCCCCGAGTTCGACCATCCCGGACGTATAGACGAGTTTTCTTTTCCCCTCGATCGCGTCGAGCGTTTCGAGCGCGACTTTGACCCCGATCGGATTTACGTTATAGCTGTCGTCCA
The nucleotide sequence above comes from Clostridia bacterium. Encoded proteins:
- a CDS encoding ATP-grasp domain-containing protein, with the translated sequence MKIGLLFGGRSYEHDISIITAVETAAALSVSHEVIPIYAADGCFYRIKGKLEIAPFANGTVHKKKVSFFSEKGKSGIKSAAKKIPLDCVVCCCHGGEGENGEFSALLDVFDFAYTASDPLSSALSMNKKYSKLLFKHCGFESPAAVFAFRGEDAIERAATLSYPLIVKPCSLGSSLGVGVAHNEIELIEKVAVAFEFDEEILIEEVVQSPLELNCAAFRKGGEIFLSAVERPITLNEILTFRDKYEGGKYKGSGQNFVGGELRERVRAATKQIYKAFGLFGVARVDFLYDEKKDVLFVNEINSQPGSLAYYLFEEEGILFPALLDGCIEEAIRRRKEKGIIKFNSGVLDNLSVKTVK